Proteins from a genomic interval of Trichoderma breve strain T069 chromosome 2, whole genome shotgun sequence:
- a CDS encoding core histone h2A/H2B/H3/H4 domain-containing protein has protein sequence MTGGGKSGGKASGSKNAQSRSSKAGLAFPVGRVHRLLRKGNYAQRVGAGAPVYLAAVLEYLAAEILELAGNAARDNKKTRIIPRHLQLAIRNDEELNKLLGHVTIAQGGVLPNIHQNLLPKKTTGKTGKGSSQEL, from the exons ATGACTGGCGGCGGCAAATCTGGCGGCAAGGCCTCTGGCTCCAAGAACGCTCAATC CCGATCCTCCAAGGCGGGTCTTGCGTTCCCCGTTGGTCGTGTCCACCGTCTTCTCCGAAAGGGCAACTACGCTCAGCGTGTCGGTGCCGGTGCTCCCGTCTACCTCGCTGCCGTTCTCGAGTACCTCGCTGCCGAAATCCTCGAGTTGGCTGGTAACGCCGCTCGTGACAACAAGAAGACCCGTATCATCCCTCGTCACCTTCAGCTCGCCATCCGAAACGATGAGGAGTTGAACAAGCTGCTGGGACACGTCACCATCGCACAGGGTGGTGTTCTGCCCAACATCCACCAGA ACCTCCTCCCCAAGAAGACGACTGGCAAGACTGGCAAGGGTTCTAGCCAAGAATTGTAA
- a CDS encoding MIF4G domain-containing protein, with protein MPSTGALELQKKLFKRMGLDVPEEKRQTQRRPTKQTKESFSQVSRRKAQRAQKRGQSHTKQPPPTKKSASSDGQQSDSDDHTAALNEEDEDIFEQSDNSDDIEDADDFDLEDDSHSESDEAQLSKKGSSKYDGLSSAVREKLAQDDKEIEEFEKKLRIKKGASSLPKAFKDDGLDEILGDVGSDSETIQADETSKRKHEFDDWLASKRRKAMPEAASASLGDLGESDGSEDEDAFDFSDEEFENLDEEEDGSQQPKTKVKENPYVAPATGAVVAKYVPPSLRRAANSDSEAKMRLQKQIQGLVNRLTEANILGIVKSIEELYQNNARGDVTEILTNTILAQMYKSSSVPDQFLVLIGGFSAAVYKVIGSSFGSHLIQQVVVNFGEYYKHASQEGVSFSEIPKESSNILGFLTQLYLFEVVSCKIMFDYMERFLADLNELNVELLLRICRMAGRLMRRDDPNALKHVISILNKAVNEADSSDLSVRTKFMVETINDLGKSKPKARGLDSAVVSDHVLRIRKKLGELKSQSRRLDGLAPMGLSLQDIEKADTRGKWWLVGASVPAKETYQDAEKESKSAHKKNDIDMSDDNEDMDIVLPDFPKKARGQGFHTSAQIAIFTAIMSAADYEHGYRQYANLKLRKDDQAEIARVLVQCVGSEANYNEYYALVGKQACTNNKIRFAFQDRLWKIFRSLGELMFGEEAEDEETADSEKMKDERRISHVARFYAALIFDGALNLNILKPLNLPRLNRWTLIFVEQLIASLLQACRGSEAKEGVRIAKAFGVVAEVPTLAAGMDWFLRKKLRKSKLLTSKELKKMERARATAEAVVQAQTAREG; from the exons ATGCCGTCCACAGGTGCATTAGAGCTCCAAAAAAAGCTCTTCAAGCGCATGGGCTTGGATGTGCCGGAGGAAAAACGACAGACACAAAGGCGCCCAACCAAGCAGACGAAAGAATCATTCAGCCAAGTATCGCGTCGAAAAGCCCAGAGAGCACAGAAAAGGGGGCAGAGCCACACGAAGCAGCCCCCGCCTACGAAAAAG TCGGCCTCCAGCGATGGCCAACAGAGTGATTCCGATGATCACACGGCGGCACTgaacgaggaggatgaggatatcTTCGAGCAATCCGACAACAGCGACGACATTGAAGACGCGGATGATTTCGATCTAGAGGACGACAGTCACTCCGAGAGCGACGAGGCGCAGTTATCGAAGAAAGGGTCATCAAAATACGACGGCCTTTCCAGTGCTGTCCGCGAAAAGCTTGCCCAGGACGAtaaagaaattgaagaatttgaaaagaagctgcgTATAAAGAAAGGAGCCTCCTCACTGCCGAAGGCCTTCAAGGACGATGGGCTCGACGAAATTCTTGGCGATGTTGGATCAGATTCTGAGACGATTCAAGCTGATGAGACGTCAAAGCGAAAACATGAATTTGATGACTGGTTGGCTtcaaagaggaggaaagcAATGCCAGaggcagcctcagcctcgctGGGCGACCTTGGTGAATCAGATGGCtcggaagatgaggacgctTTCGACTTCTCAGACGAAGAATTTGAAAATctggacgaagaagaggatggatCGCAGCAGCCCAAGACCAAAGTCAAGGAAAATCCTTATGTGGCACCTGCCACAGGGGCAGTGGTCGCCAAATATGTACCTCCGTCTTTGCGAAGAGCTGCCAATTCGGATTCAGAAGCAAAGATGCGGCTGCAGAAACAGATTCAAGGTCTGGTGAATCGTCTGACGGAAGCGAATATTCTGGGTATTGTCAAGTCCATCGAGGAGCTTTACCAAAACAATGCCCGTGGCGACGTTACCGAAATTCTTACAAATACAATTCTGGCGCAGATGTACAAATCTTCAAGCGTTCCAGACCAATTTTTGGTTCTTATAGGCGGCTTTTCTGCTGCAGTCTACAAAGTGATCGGATCTAGCTTTGGGTCCCACCTCATACAACAGGTGGTGGTCAACTTTGGCGAGTATTATAAGCATGCCTCACAGGAAGGGGTTAGCTTCTCGGAAATTCCAAAGGAGTCCTCAAACATACTCGGATTCCTCACACAGCTATACCTGTTTGAGGTTGTGAGCTGTAAAATCATGTTTGATTACATGGAGAGGTTTCTCGCGGACCTGAATGAACTCAacgttgagcttcttcttcgcattTGCCGCATGGCAGGTCGTCTTATGCGGAGGGATGATCCAAATGCTCTGAAGCATGTTATATCTATTCTAAACAAGGCAGTCAACGAAGCTGATTCTTCCGACTTGTCTGTACGAACAAAGTTCATGGTTGAGACGATCAACGATCTTGGCAAGAGCAAACCCAAGGCTCGAGGATTGGATTCTGCCGTTGTATCAGACCACGTTCTTCGAATTCGGAAGAAGCTTGGTGAGCTCAAATCACAGTCCAGGAGACTTGATGGCCTCGCGCCGATGGGATTGAGTCTACAGGACATTGAGAAAGCAGACACAAGAGGCAAATGGTGGCTTGTAGGAGCAAGTGTTCCGGCAAAGGAAACTTATCAAGATGCGGAAAAAGAATCGAAATCCGCGCACAAGAAGAACGATATCGACATGTCTGATGATAACGAGGACATGGATATTGTACTGCCCGATTTCCCCAAGAAAGCCCGCGGCCAAGGCTTTCACACTTCAGCACAGATCGCCATTTTTACTGCCATCATGTCCGCGGCAGACTACGAACATGGGTACCGCCAATACGCCAACCTCAAGCTGAGAAAGGATGACCAGGCCGAGATTGCACGCGTGCTCGTGCAGTGCGTCGGAAGTGAGGCCAATTACAACGAATACTACGCACTCGTGGGCAAGCAAGCCtgcacaaacaacaaaatcAGATTTGCCTTTCAAGATAGGCTCTGGAAAATCTTCCGGAGTCTTGGCGAGTTGATGTTTGgtgaagaggcagaggacGAGGAAACTGCCGACAgtgaaaagatgaaggatgagcGCCGTATTAGCCATGTGGCCCGCTTCTACGCGGCCTTGATATTCGACGGCGCCTTGAACCTCAACATTTTGAAGCCTTTGAATCTACCTAGGCTGAATCGGTGGACTCTCATATTTGTCGAGCAGCTCATAGCTAGTCTACTGCAGGCCTGCCGGGGGAGCGAAGCCAAAGAGGGCGTTAGGATAGCCAAGGCGTTTGGCGTGGTAGCAGAGGTACCTACGCTCGCAGCAGGCATGGACTGGTTTCTTCGGAAGAAGCTACGGAAAAGCAAGCTGCTGACATCGaaagagttgaagaagatggaaagggCACGAGCGACGGCTGAGGCTGTCGTCCAAGCTCAGACGGCGAGAGAGGGCTAG
- a CDS encoding core histone h2A/H2B/H3/H4 domain-containing protein translates to MPPKAADKKPAAKAPSTASKAPEKKDAGKKTAASGEKKKRSKTRKETYSSYIYKVLKQVHPDTGISNRAMSILNSFVNDIFERVATEASKLAAYNKKSTISSREIQTSVRLILPGELAKHAVSEGTKAVTKYSSSTK, encoded by the exons ATGCCTCCCAAAGCTGCCGACAAGAAGcccgccgccaaggcccCCTCAACCGCCAGCAAGGCTcccgagaagaaggacgctGGCAAGAAGACCGCCGCCtctggcgagaagaagaagcggtcAAAGACTCGCAAGGAGACCTACAGCTCCTACATCTACAAGG TCCTCAAGCAGGTCCACCCTGACACCGGTATTTCCAACCGTGCCATGTCCATCCTCAACTCGTTCGTCAACG ATATCTTCGAGCGCGTTGCCACCGAGGCTTCCAAGCTGGCTGCCTACAACAAGAAGTCCACAATCTCTTCCCGAGAGATCCAGACATCTGTCCGATTGATCCTGCCGGGTGAATTGGCCAAGCACGCCGTCTCTGAGGGCACCAAGGCCGTCACCAAGTACTCTTCATCCACGAAATAA
- a CDS encoding ribosome-assembly protein 3 domain-containing protein has product MPQDQQSAFSALYLQKLTQELSEDLDKIRNADDFKAESVPSLVHALQQGAKQFSPAQQNAVLKTSENRQG; this is encoded by the coding sequence aTGCCGCAAGACCAGCAATCCGCCTTCTCAGCCCTCTACCTCCAAAAACTCACCCAAGAACTCTCCGAGGACCTCGACAAGATCCGCAACGCCGACGACTTCAAGGCCGAATCCGTGCCGTCCCTCGTCCACGCGCTGCAGCAGGGCGCCAAGCAGTTTTCCCCTGCTCAGCAGAATGCCGTCCTCAAGACCTCAGAGAACCGCCAGGGCTGA
- a CDS encoding fatty acid desaturase domain-containing protein, with translation MPAIDDSSRQPAQDAGGKRVLPLMTRDEIEAMIASGKHIIIHGGYVLRLDGWLQYHPGGPKAIMHMVGRDATDWVEVIHSQDAKERMAKYRIGRIEGSWLNFRPPIQGGIFRTMEEIEADHSKGIYGISTGEDISSASSRAPSPVFDVDPKSLRDRKNASGHEAARSGSFSSESTTDKAPLDGMSYLDVITREYISLDLEKYPAVDEATQAHIVAKYRELHQKIIDAGLYKTNYSAYAWECLRYFSLFASMLIALSYGYYIISALSLGFLWHQLVFTAHDAGHMGITHNYYIDTTIGIFIADFVGGLSLGWWKHNHNVHHIVTNAPEHDPDIEHMPLFAVSHRLLGSLRSTFYERVMTYDAAAKILLRIQPWTYYPFLALGRFNLYVLSWDYIINGKGPRKGQAAYQRWLELTGQVFFWIWFGYGIMYKSIPDNWSRFVFLMVSHVAASPLHVQIVLSHFAMSTADLGPQESFPQMMLRTTMDVDCPRWLDFVHGGLQFQAIHHLFPRLPRHNFRDAQKLVIEFCKEVDIPYAYYGFTTANGQVIGRLAEVARQAAIFSKCQETITKTKDFAI, from the exons ATGCCGGCCATTGATGATTCTTCTCGCCAGCCGGCGCAGGATGCTGGCGGAAAGAGGGTTCTACCCCTCATGACCCGCGATGAGATTGAGGCCATGATTGCCAGCGGAAAACATATCATTATTCACGGCGGATATGTCTTGCGGCTTGATGGCTGGCTCCAATATCACCCGGGAGGacccaaggccatcatgcATATGGTGGGCAGAGATGCCACGGACTGGGTCGAAGT CATACACTCACAGGACGCAAAGGAAAGAATGGCCAAGTACCGCATTGGCAGAATTGAGGGCTCCTGGCTGAACTTCCGGCCGCCTATCCAGGGCGGTATCTTTCGAAcaatggaagaaattgaagCGGACCATAGCAAAGGTATCTATGGCATATCGACAGGAGAAGATATCAGCTCGGCAAGCTCACGGGCACCCTCGCCCGTGTTTGACGTTGACCCAAAGTCGCTGCGTGATCGAAAGAATGCGTCGGGTCACGAAGCAGCGAGGTCGGGGTCCTTCTCGTCTGAGTCAACTACGGACAAGGCGCCGCTAGATGGCATGTCTTATTTAGACGTTATCACTCGCGAGTACATCTCGCTTGACCTGGAAAAATATCCCGCTGTTGACGAGGCCACGCAAGCTCACATCGTTGCCAAATACCGCGAACTGCATCAGAAAATTATCGATGCTGGTCTCTACAAGACAAACTATTCGGCATACGCCTGGGAATGCCTTCGTTATTTTTCTCTGTTCGCTTCGATGCTGATTGCCCTTTCCTATGGTTACTATATCATCAGTGCCCTATCCCTTGGTTTCTTGTGGCATCAGCTCGTCTTCACAGCCCATGATGCTGGCCACATGGGCATTACGCACAACTATTATATTGATACGACcattggcatcttcatcgccgatTTCGTCGGTGGCCTCTCCCTAGGTTGGTGGAAGCACAACCACAACGTTCACCACATCGTGACAAATGCTCCTGAGCACGATCCGGACATCGAACACATGCCGCTCTTTGCCGTTTCTCACCGCTTACTGGGATCCTTGAGGTCTACCTTTTATGAACGAGTTATGACAtatgatgctgctgcaaaaaTCCTCCTGCGCATTCAGCCGTGGACGTACTACCCTTTCTTGGCACTTGGCCGTTTCAACCTCTACGTCCTGTCTTGGGATTATATCATCAACGGAAAGGGGCCTCGGAAAGGCCAGGCTGCATATCAGCGGTGGCTCGAGCTAACAGGGCAGGTGTTTTTCTGGATCTGGTTCGGCTATGGAATTATGTACAAGTCGATACCCGATAACTGGTCGCGctttgtcttcttgatggtgaGCCACGTTGCAGCCTCTCCTCTGCATGTGCAGATTGTGCTGTCACACTTTGCCATGAGCACCGCCGACCTGGGCCCTCAGGAGTCTTTCCCgcagatgatgctgagaacGACAATGGACGTCGATTGTCCTCGCTGGCTCGACTTTGTTCACGGAGGCCTGCAGTTCCAAGCCATCCATCACCTATTTCCCCGCTTGCCGCGCCACAACTTCCGCGACGCGCAGAAGCTTGTCATTGAGTTTTGCAAAGAAGTCGACATCCCTTACGCGTACTATGGATTCACAACGGCCAATGGGCAGGTCATTGGCAGGCTTGCAGAAGTTGCCAGACAAGCCGCCATCTTTTCAAAATGCCAGGAAACCATTACCAAGACGAAAGATTTTGCTATCTGA
- a CDS encoding r3H domain-containing protein, producing MRGGRGRGRGGKQRGGWNQSPRQRGNFANYDVATPAQNVAFTLLDEARQSSHHDNSFWSSNTQLRKRPVTFVSSGTHDPLLDLQRETETTKDGPQSTATPEDSIVKETTLQQEAPVEAISETIDEEPSLVQTIHVEAATEENILEEKIPEEAMSEEITPEEPILEGTAPKEPIIEETISAEIAPKEKTSEEKAPEEPAPEEAMSPHKATEEEINGDPASQDDTSSDEVIVFKGRNAMKPKEQAPSITLTSMTTEIRAVEKQISVAVRGPQLRTTLEDDDSDDLLWPTKKRGKARSRRNREKDEEDAWIADYIANMRENGEMFEGMGIDDDDDSDSGSTDGDAEVPPSAPSGPENAKEVEIDSESEDIPDLEDIPDLDDVEEQAGFDFMDWERPSLRRKKGKGRRLQLLGDDIDSDLEEQLQSAFNNDRLKKAQRKKEREELRAMGLLGKKGQVDLRAKYSTGITMSQVAEEVKTFLLGSQETLNLPPMDKRTRKMVHDLANKFDIKSKSIGAGEQRRPVLYRTKKTTYREAAFEQAVTRIKRQYSRPSQPSKQSRQKPSGRNDAGTSYRDGEVIAIVQPRTPLTVKTLPP from the exons ATGAGGGGGGGGCGTGGCCGTGGTCGTGGTGGGAAACAGAGGGGTGGTTGGAATCAGTCTCCTCGTCAAAGAGGCAACTTCGCCAACTATGATGTTGCGACTCCAGCACAGAACG TTGCCTTTACACTACTCGACGAAGCCCGACAGTCCTCTCATCATGACAACTCGTTCTGGAGCAGTAACACGCAGCTTCGGAAGAGACCCGTCACCTTCGTCAGTTCGGGCACTCACGACCCTTTGCTCGATCTCCAGAGAGAAACAGAGACTACAAAGGATGGTCCTCAGAGCACTGCAACGCCCGAAGACTCGATAGTCAAAGAAACTACACTCCAACAAGAAGCTCCTGTAGAAGCAATATCTGAAACGATAGATGAAGAACCATCACTTGTACAAACAATCCATGTCGAAGCAGCAACTGAAGAGAATatacttgaagaaaaaatacCCGAAGAAGCAATGTCTGAAGAAATAACACCTGAAGAACCAATACTTGAAGGAACAGCACCTAAAGAACCGATAATTGAAGAAACGATATCTGCAGAGATAGCACCTAAAGAGAAGACGTCTGAAGAGAAAGCGCCCGAAGAACCAGCACCCGAAGAAGCAATGTCTCCACACAAGGCaaccgaagaagagattaATGGGgatccagcatctcaagacGACACCTCTAGCGATGAAGTCATTGTCTTTAAAGGCCGAAACGCCATGAAGCCGAAAGAGCAGGCTCCCAGCATCACACTTACGTCTATGACAACCGAGATTCGTGCAGTGGAGAAACAGATCTCAGTTGCAGTTAGGGGACCTCAACTCCGTACTACACTAGAAGATGACGATTCCGACGATCTGCTATGGCCAACAAAAAAACGAGGCAAAGCACGCAGCCGACGGAATCGGGAgaaggacgaagaagacgcttGGATCGCCGATTACATCGCCAACATGCGCGAGAATGGCGAAATGTTTGAGGGTATGGGAattgatgacgatgacgattcAGATAGTGGATCAACAGATGGTGACGCTGAAGTTCCTCCATCGGCACCTTCAGGTCCAGAGAACGCCAAGGAAGTTGAAATTGATTCAGAATCAGAAGATATTCCCGACCTCGAAGATATTCCCGATCTtgatgacgttgaagagCAGGCCGGTTTCGATTTCATGGACTGGGAACGGCCGAGCCTGCGACGTAAAAAGGGCAAGGGGAGGCGCCTGCAGTTGCTCGGGGATGACATAGATTCTGACCTTGAGGAGCAACTTCAATCTGCGTTCAACAATGATCGGCTCAAAAAGGCCCAGAGgaaaaaggagagggaggagttGCGAGCTATGGGATTGCTTGGCAAGAAGGGCCAGGTTGACCTGCGAGCGAAATACTCAACAGGCATAACCATGAGTCAAGTTGCAGAGGAAGTGAAAACGTTCCTCCTTGGATCTCAAGAAAC CCTGAATCTGCCACCAATGGATAAACGAACAAGAAAAATGGTACACGATTTAGCAAACAAATTCGATATTAAATCCAAGTCGATTGGGGCTGGCGAGCAGCGTAGACCAGTCCTTTATCGAACGAAAAAGACGACATATAGGGAAGCCGCTTTTGAGCAGGCCGTCACACGAATTAAACGGCAATATTCACGGCCCTCTCAACCGTCCAAACAAAGTCGACAGAAGCCGTCAGGACGAAATGATGCCGGAACTAGCTACCGGGATGGTGAGGTCATCG CTATTGTACAACCGCGAACCCCATTGACCGTGAAGACATTGCCCCCATAA
- a CDS encoding putative n6-adenine methyltransferase domain-containing protein yields MSDSDDEPITLSAHALAALKSFEAERDEHQAKFQKLKDEAESNSLLSIDTFQEDWNESQFWYSEETANTLATELLRDATSDMTIGVVSAPSVFVALRNLLRDRSDDEKPKLVLLEHDNRFGVFPEFYFYDFQQPVKLPGHLKGSMDRIIVDPPFLSEDCQTKAALTVRWLLKPSSGGPSPNLIVCTGERMESLILKLYKALGVQTTAFEPKHTRGLSNEFYCYANFECPNWKWR; encoded by the exons atgtCTGACAGCGATGATGAGCCCAT CACCCTCTCGGCACATGCTCTCGCGGCGCTCAAGTCATTcgaggcagagagagacgagCACCAGGCAAAGTTCCAGAAACTGAAGGACGAGGCGGAGAGCAACAGCCTGCTGTCCATAGATACTTTCCAAGAGGACTGGAATGAGTCTCAGTTTTGG TATTCAGAAGAAACTGCCAATACTCTGGCTACGGAGCTGCTTAGAGATGCGACCAGTGACATGACCATCGGTGTTGTCTCTGCGCCAAGTGTTTTCGTTGCGCTCAGGAATCTCCTG CGAGATCGaagcgatgatgagaagccAAAGCTTGTTCTTCTGGAACACGACAACCGGTTTGGCGTGTTTCCCGAATTTTACTTTTATGATTTCCAACAGCCAGTCAAACTACCAG GTCACCTCAAAGGATCCATGGACAGAATTATCGTTGATCCACCATTTCTGAGCGAAGACTGCCAGACCAAAG CTGCCTTGACCGTGCGCTGGCTTCTCAAACCAAGCAGTGGCGGACCATCACCCAATCTCATTGTCTGCACCGGAGAAAGAATGGAGTCCCTGATTCTCAAGCTATACAAGGCACTAGGAGTGCAGACAACTGCCTTTGAGCCCAAGCATACAAGAGGCCTCAGCAATGAGTTTTACTGCTACGCCAATTTCGAGTGCCCAAATTGGAAATGGCggtag
- a CDS encoding ubiquitin carboxyl-terminal hydrolase domain-containing protein: MSTRPTTPASPKNAKIKSPSPGCPVFGCEHVQRLLSQSQEVMNSSVAHYKMILRGIFDTSPIVPQTSTNTEGRPVTSLTSNYLCLQCPVTVSEDDRLDHGTEKLHRFYVDSRSGALYCQICDDLVWDPTLEELRVRKIGTGTFSTNRKRKHDELFADSAKEDPRLISANTTVASCRASGLRGIYNAGATCYQNVVLQSFLHNPLLRNFYLSDGHQSSECSISHCLSCAMDDMFQDFYALESTNGYTAANILSGFWISEKKAFENLVTTKEQDAHEFFQFLAEELHERNGDGKKPQGGSEHTCNCIIHQTFYGKMQTVTTCQNCGGMTHAVQSFLDLSLGVDTLAQRRAKKTGQKLPALSLNDCLDEEYVKSDKCEYRCHNCASTQQARRYTNIKRLPNVLSIQLKRFEFKQGKHDRAASKIDNTVQFPLQLNMLPYTNRARSRGSREDMELERSCTYDLLSVVVHVGEIETGHYVSYCRVGDQWFKFNDHRVELAKTSDVLGAQAYLLFYIIRSLA, from the exons ATGTCCACTCGACCGACGACTCCCGCATCTCCCAAAAATGCCAAAATCAAATCCCCTTCGCCGGGATGTCCAGTATTCGGCTGCG AGCATGTTCAGCGTCTCCTGTCCCAGAGCCAAGAGGTCATGAATAGCTCGGTAGCGCACTACAAGATGATCCTCCGAGGCATCTTCGATACGAGTCCCATCGTTCCCCAGACTTCAACAAACACGGAAGGCCGCCCTGTCACTTCCCTTACCTCGAACTACCTGTGTCTACAATGCCCAGTTACGGTGTCCGAAGACGATCGGCTGGATCACGGCACCGAGAAACTGCATCGATTCT ATGTCGATTCTCGCAGCGGTGCACTTTATTGCCAGATATGCGACGACCTCGTTTGGGACCCCACGCTGGAGGAGCTCAGAGTGCGAAAGATTGGAACCGGGACGTTTTCAA CGAACCGAAAACGAAAACACGACGAACTTTTTGCCGACTCGGCCAAAGAGGATCCTCGCCTCATCTCAGCCAACACAACCGTCGCATCGTGCCGAGCGAGTGGCCTTCGTGGCATCTACAATGCAGGTGCAACTTGCTATCAGAATGTCGTGCTTCAGAGCTTCCTTCACAACCCCCTCCTGCGCAACTTCTATCTGAGCGATGGCCACCAGAGCAGCGAATGTAGCATCTCTCACTGCTTGAGCTGTGCCATGGACGACATGTTCCAGGACTTTTACGCGCTGGAAAGTACTAATGGCTACACAGCCGCCAACATCCTGTCCGGATTTTGGATTTCAGAAAAGAAGGCGTTTGAAAATCTCGTGACGACCAAGGAGCAGGATGCCCATGAGTTTTTCCAGTTTTTGGCTGAAGAACTTCATGAGAGGAACGGCGATGGGAAGAAGCCGCAGGGTGGCAGCGAGCACACGTGCAACTGCATCATCCACCAGACATTTTACGGCAAAATGCAAACAGTCACAACCTGCCAGAACTGCGGCGGCATGACCCATGCGGTCCAATCTTTCCTGGATCTCAGTCTAGGTGTTGACACGCTGGCACAGAGACGAGCTAAGAAGACGGGTCAGAAGCTGCCTGCGCTTTCACTAAACGATTGCTTGGACGAGGAGTACGTCAAGTCGGATAAATGCGAGTATAGGTGCCACAACTGCGCATCAACACAGCAAGCACGGCGGTATACCAATATCAAACGTCTGCCTAACGTATTATCTATCCAGCTCAAG AGATTCGAGTTCAAACAGGGAAAACATGACCGGGCTGCGTCCAAGATTGATAACACCGTTCAATTCCCGCTGCAGCTCAACATGCTCCCCTACACCAACCGTGCTCGCAGCCGTGGCAGTCGGGAGGATATGGAACTGGAGAGGTCGTGTACCTATGACCTCTTGAGCGTCGTCGTTCACGTTGGCGAGATAGAGACTGGCCACTACGTGTCATATTGTCGAGTTGGGGATCAG TGGTTCAAGTTCAACGATCACAGGGTagagctggccaagacgtCGGATGTGCTTGGCGCCCAGGCGTATCTATTGTTCTATATCATCCGGTCTCTCGCCTAG